The genomic window TGCGACTTCTTCGTGACGGGCCACCAACCCTGCGATGAGGGCTTCCGACGGGCGAGTCACCGCCAGGTCATCGTGGACGGCACGTACCCATCCCCGGCTTATTGCCTCTTCCAGAGTCGCGAGCCGACGTCCATCGACTCGCTCCTCGCATCCTGCAGCCTGTTCGATTTGCACACCCGCGATTGAACGGATTTCCGTTTCGACCGAAGAAACGGAAGTAACGGTTCTGTCGGTCCAAAGCCTGGTTGGGTCCTCGACCGGCCACCAAGCGAGGTGTAGCCTGGATCTTGCGGGGCCGCGACCGGGAATCCCTGCAAGGCCCCGCACAATCCCGCCTCCACAGGAGCTCGATCGATGTCCGATCCAGTGCCCACCGCGATGCAACGTCGCGCCTTCATGCAGTCCGGGGCCGGCGTCGCGGCCGCGCTCGCCTTCACGACTTCATCGATCACCCACGGCCAGGAACCAAGCGCGGCCGAAAGCCCGGCGCCGGCCCTCCCCACGCGCAGGCTCGGGAAGACCGGCGTGGACGTGACCATCCTCAACGCGGGCACCCTCCGGATCGCCGGCTTCATGGACCGGCTGCTCCGCCTCTCCTTCGCCCGCGGCGTCCGACATTACGACACGGCCAGGGTCTACGGCTCGGAGCCGGCCTTCAAGAAGTGGTTCGCCGAGAGGCCCGAGGTCCGCAAGCAGATTTTCCTCGCCACGAAGCAACCCGTACGGTCGTTCGGGGAGGTCCTCAAGGGCATCGACGAGCGCCTCGACGAGCTGGGGACGGACTACATCGACCTGCTCTACTACCACGGCCTCGGCAAGAAGCAGGTGGACTGGCCCAAGAGCAAGGAGATGAAGGACGAGGTCGAGGCCATCAAGAAGACGGGCAAGGTCAGGTTCGTCGGCTTCACCACGCACGATTCGACGATCCCGCAGCTCCTCGAGAACGCGGCGATCGGCAACTTCGTGGACGTGATCATGCTGGCTTACGCGCCCTGGATGAAGAAGGACTCGCCGCTCAACAAGGCCCTCGACCGCTGCCACGACAAGGACATCGGCCTGATCGCCATGAAGCTCTTCGCCGGCCGGGGGGCGTTGGCCCAGGTCAAGGACCGGGTGCCCGCACTGAAGGAACGCGGGCTGACCCCGCATCAGGGCCTCCTCCATGCCGCCTGGAGCGACGAGCGGCTCGCGAACGTCTGCATCGCGATGACGAACACCGACCAGTTGCGGGAGGCCGTCGAGGCCGCACGCCGATTCCAGCCCCTCAGGGCGGCCCAGATCGACGAGCTCCGCGACGCCGTCCTCGACTCGAATCCGACGATGTGCGCGAACTGCGACGGCAGCTGCGGCCACGCCGGTGGAACGAAGGCCGAGCTGGGCCAGCTCGCCCGCCTCCTCACCTACCACGACGACCTCGGTGCCCGCGTCCTGGCCCGCGAGGAGTACGCGGGCCTCACCGCCGAGCAGCGCGACTGGCACGACGCCGACCTGGAGGCGGCCCGCAAGGCCTGCCACAGCGGCCTGGACTTCGCGACCTTGCTCCCCCGGGTGGACAGGCT from Aquisphaera giovannonii includes these protein-coding regions:
- a CDS encoding aldo/keto reductase, yielding MSDPVPTAMQRRAFMQSGAGVAAALAFTTSSITHGQEPSAAESPAPALPTRRLGKTGVDVTILNAGTLRIAGFMDRLLRLSFARGVRHYDTARVYGSEPAFKKWFAERPEVRKQIFLATKQPVRSFGEVLKGIDERLDELGTDYIDLLYYHGLGKKQVDWPKSKEMKDEVEAIKKTGKVRFVGFTTHDSTIPQLLENAAIGNFVDVIMLAYAPWMKKDSPLNKALDRCHDKDIGLIAMKLFAGRGALAQVKDRVPALKERGLTPHQGLLHAAWSDERLANVCIAMTNTDQLREAVEAARRFQPLRAAQIDELRDAVLDSNPTMCANCDGSCGHAGGTKAELGQLARLLTYHDDLGARVLAREEYAGLTAEQRDWHDADLEAARKACHSGLDFATLLPRVDRLLG